The sequence below is a genomic window from Sulfoacidibacillus ferrooxidans.
CCCGCAATGGACCTGAACAGCCTCAACACCTTCATCGCCATTGCCGAGACCGGCAGCTTCTCCGAAGCCGGCGAGCGCCTGCACCTGACCCAACCGGCGGTGAGCAAGCGCATCGCCGCCCTCGAACAGCAGCTCAATGCCCGGCTGTTCGACCGGGTCGGCCGCGAGGTCAACCTCACCGAGGCCGGCCGCGCCCTGCTGCCGCGCGCCTACCAGTTGCTCAACGTGCTCGACGACACCCGCCGGGCGCTGAACAACCT
It includes:
- a CDS encoding LysR family transcriptional regulator; translation: MDLNSLNTFIAIAETGSFSEAGERLHLTQPAVSKRIAALEQQLNARLFDRVGREVNLTEAGRALLPRAYQLLNVLDDTRRALNNL